The following nucleotide sequence is from Coffea eugenioides isolate CCC68of chromosome 10, Ceug_1.0, whole genome shotgun sequence.
aacctattttaaatatattattaaaagCTCATTTTTGGATGGAGAATATGTATGTGCCAACATTGCCCTTTTCTTGTGcaccttttttgtttttttttttataacaaatCTAGTTAATTCTTTAAACttttaaaaaacttttaaaaACTTCTTCGATATGGTTTTGTAGTTAAGAATTATAGGTGTTAACAAGATTTAAAAACATTTAAACACTTTTCATGCCAATAGTTGGCataataaatattaaatttagaaattcaaaaacACTTTTTCGGTAAAAGAGTAACTTCTTTCAATCTTTGAAAACATATCAAATGAGTTTATGAacacaattttaaattttttttctagtttttagaaACTCTAACAATTTGAAAAGCTCCTCAAGTTGACTGTAAACACTTTGTagttaataaaataaattatttatacCTTAAAGCACCTATCATTATATTGTATTCCACTAAAATTGTGCATTCACTCAATTTGTCTCAAGCTTTTCTTACTATACTtttaattttgagaaaataagtagGACAACAAAGGGTACTTTTGGATTGAAAACATCCTCTCTAtccaaaaatgagttttataatattttattttgacatGAGTCGATAATGTTACAAAAAGTCAAAAGTAGGAAAGTAAATAATATTTTTCAAAGTTTAAGAGTACTaagtgaaattattagaaacctcaAAAGAGGATTTTGAAATGATCCCACATTAAAATTAGAATCTTCTTTTCTTTGagtaaatttattttatatattacCCTTATATTATCATTCAATTGTAACTTATTCATGAAATAGATTAAACAATAATGTTGTTTTCATATAATATGTTTTCATAAGATTTTGTGGGGATTTAGGAATACATATTTTAATTCatcttaaaacccctaattatgaCTACTAGAAACTTAAGGAACCACAATGACTAAAGCTTCAAATATTAGGGACAAAAAATGTAAAGTCAAAAATTTTgactaacttttttttttgcaagaagCTGTTGACTAACATTAAATTGAATTTGACGTTAGTTGtcttaaatttgtttaaaacaaGAAACTTAGGGGACTAAAAatgtaaagtgaaaatttttgactaactttttttttttttttggaagaaacTTTTGACTAATTTTAAATTGAATTTGACATTAGTTGTCTAAAATTTGTTTAAAACAAGAAACTTTGGGGACTAGatttattttgatcaaaactttAAAGACCAGTTTAGCACACAAACCAAAAATTAGGGACCAAAACTGCAATGCTTttaggaaaataattaaaaccaaCAGTAGattaaacacaaaaaaaaaaaaatttctcttcCACGTAACCGGCAAGTGACGCTGCCAGGAACATGGCTGGATCTCCCGCCACGGAGGCCAACATTTCCGACGCCATTGAAACTCCGTTACTGGACGACGTCGTGGATGGAAACGTCGACTATAAAGGCCGCCCTGTCAAGCGGTCCAAATCAGGTCGTTGGAAATCGGCATCTTTCATCATATGTAGGAAGCCAAAACTATCTTATACTTTCAAATTCAGAGCTAGTAAAATTTGaagcaaaataaaaatcaaTCACCCAAATTTGATTTGTTGTCTTTATTGCAGGTGTGGAGATGGCAGAGAGGTTTGTTTATTATGGAATAAGCGTGAATTTGATCAGTTACTTGACGGGGCCACTCGGCCAGTCCACAGCTACGGCGGCGGAGAACGTGAATGCTTGGTCCGGCACGGCGCAGATGTTGCCGCTCTTGGGTGCTTTTGTGGCCGACTCATTTCTCGGTCGATATCGCACCATTTTAATCTCTTCCTTGCTCTATATCCTGGTTAGTAATTACTACTTGTACTTTGTGCTTTACCTTCGGTACTACTTCGATACTAGAGTTGTAATTGAGTTAAATTAAGGATGTGTCTTTGTTTACTAGTTACTAGTCTGTTGATAATTTGATATTATCCATATGTGAATGAAGCTCCATCTAGAAGACGCCCGAAAAGTGACAAGTAGGCGTTGAATAATGATTTACAAAGGAAAAAGTTATACTAAATTAAGGTGGCAAGATGCGTCCATGAAAAAGGACAAGCTTTGTTAAGGTTTTGATATCATGAGTTGAGCTAGACAAGTTGATCAATGCTAAATCTCATCCTAGCTCCGTGCGATTAGTTagttaactagccacaggtcaAGCTTGATTCGATCATCGATGAACTTGCTATGTAGTTCATATCATGAGCTCAGTGTTAGggctgaaaagaaaatgaaattgtgaTTATTCTTGTGGAATTTAAGGAATCCTCCATCTAATACTTGTTGCtttgttttcattcttttttcccttttgtatCTTGTTTTGCTCCTTGAGCAAAATACGGCAACTATACGAGAAATTAGCTGGTATTCTTGATGACCACTAATTTGTGGATTAAGATCAAAGTCAAATCTCTAAAAAGAGAAGGTGCGTGAGTTTATGCCTAAGCTTTCCTCCGATGTTTATGGGGAAAGCTGTCACAAAAGAATATAAACATGTTGGTAGTAAATAGGAACACTGGATCAGTTACTCTTTGTTCTAAGAAGCTATCATTATACCAGAAAGAAGCTTAAAAGAACAAAGAAATCATTATAGATTACTACTGCTTTGCTTTAGCTCGTCTATAGTTCTTTTAGTTGCTgttaaaaatttaatatattttggATACAATAATCCTCTGCATCTGGTAGTACAATAGTTTATGTTTCACAACAGTGAGACCTAGCTATGTTTAAATTATGAGAATGAGATTAGATTGAGTGGTTAATTATTACTAAAGGAAGTAGATAATAGTTCAGGAGAGAACTTACATCCTGGTTCCAGATTTTTTACTTAGACAACTAAAGTGGTCAATAATCCTGCAACAAAAAGCTTACATTATTATTACAATTTGTTAAGCCTTGCATTGCTGTGAATAACAGGGGCTTGGCTTCTTGACTCTTTCAACAGTTTTTACCTCTGTCAAGTTATCTGAGTgtcaaaatgcagcaaaagttACGACATGTTCTCCTTCTGAGTTCCAAGttatcttcttcatttttgcaTTGTATCTAATAGCAGTAGCCCAAGGAGGGCATAAGCCTTGTGTACAAGCTTTTGGAGCTGACCAATTTGATGGACGAGATCCCAAAGAGAGCAAAGCTAAAAGTTCGTTTTTCAACTGGTTGTTTTCTGCTAGCTGTGGGGCAATCACTGTTGCATTGGTGATTTTGACCTATATTCAAGATAACCTTAGTTGGGGCCTTGGATTTGGAATTCCCTGCTTCATCATGTGTTTCGCATTAATCCTGTTCTTGCTTGGGACTACTACCTACAGGTTTCAGGTGAACAGTGCTGAGATGAGCCCCTTTGTGAGCATTGGTCGTGTATTTCTGAAAGCAGCTAGGAATTGGATAACCACCTCTTCAGCATCATCAATGCAAGAAGAGTCTCAGGGCTTTCTGCCTTACCAAGGTTCTCAAGAATTTCAGTGAGAAATTCTTGTTCTTTACTTTTGAATACCGAGAATTTTTCTTTGCCTATGCTGCTACATGAGATAAAGTTTCTTGATCTTTCGCTTCTTGGAAGTTTGGTGCTATTGAGTTCTAATGACTTTTTCGATATGCTTAATGTATTTTGTTAAGTTCTCCTGGTTTCAAAAGATTAGTAATGGCAACATGGGTAAGATAATTTCCACTTAATAAAATAATGAATCAGTTTAAATGTGACAAGGTGTTTTAAGTTGAAATTTAAAAGTTGTGAGAACTTGCTTGATTGACCTCTTGCTTGTCAAACCTCATGCGGTGTATTGTTGATGTTTATGATCAGAAATCTGAAACCAAATTCTCTTCCTTTAAATGtttaagttattttttttttgtttaatgaaTCGTTATAGGTTTCTGAACAAAGCACTGCTTGTACCTGATGGTTCAGAGGAAGAGAGAAACCTTTGTAGCATTGGTGAGGTTGAAGAGGCAAAGGCAATTCTGAG
It contains:
- the LOC113750879 gene encoding protein NRT1/ PTR FAMILY 5.10-like isoform X2 — translated: MCGDGREVCLLWNKREFDQLLDGATRPVHSYGGGERECLVRHGADVAALGCFCGRLISRSISHHFNLFLALYPVAQGGHKPCVQAFGADQFDGRDPKESKAKSSFFNWLFSASCGAITVALVILTYIQDNLSWGLGFGIPCFIMCFALILFLLGTTTYRFQVNSAEMSPFVSIGRVFLKAARNWITTSSASSMQEESQGFLPYQGSQEFQFLNKALLVPDGSEEERNLCSIGEVEEAKAILRLFPIWATCLVYGIVYAQSSTLFTKQGVTMDRSIGPSFEVPAASLESFISVSIVVFIAIYDRILVPIARSITTRPSGITLLQRIGTGIVLSFLSMVIAALVETKRLQTAQEYGLDDKPKATIPMSVFWLTPQYLFLGVSEVFAIVGMQEFFYDQVPSGLKSTGFALYLSILGIGSFLSSILISVLQKATSRHGHESWFSDNLNKAHLDYFYFLLAGLSAIALAAFAYFAKSYVYNQASNT
- the LOC113750879 gene encoding protein NRT1/ PTR FAMILY 5.10-like isoform X1 gives rise to the protein MAGSPATEANISDAIETPLLDDVVDGNVDYKGRPVKRSKSGRWKSASFIICVEMAERFVYYGISVNLISYLTGPLGQSTATAAENVNAWSGTAQMLPLLGAFVADSFLGRYRTILISSLLYILGLGFLTLSTVFTSVKLSECQNAAKVTTCSPSEFQVIFFIFALYLIAVAQGGHKPCVQAFGADQFDGRDPKESKAKSSFFNWLFSASCGAITVALVILTYIQDNLSWGLGFGIPCFIMCFALILFLLGTTTYRFQVNSAEMSPFVSIGRVFLKAARNWITTSSASSMQEESQGFLPYQGSQEFQFLNKALLVPDGSEEERNLCSIGEVEEAKAILRLFPIWATCLVYGIVYAQSSTLFTKQGVTMDRSIGPSFEVPAASLESFISVSIVVFIAIYDRILVPIARSITTRPSGITLLQRIGTGIVLSFLSMVIAALVETKRLQTAQEYGLDDKPKATIPMSVFWLTPQYLFLGVSEVFAIVGMQEFFYDQVPSGLKSTGFALYLSILGIGSFLSSILISVLQKATSRHGHESWFSDNLNKAHLDYFYFLLAGLSAIALAAFAYFAKSYVYNQASNT